Sequence from the Fodinibius salicampi genome:
AAGGTGGGAGCGATGTCAATATTCAGGATATTTTCCTCAATCTTCGATCCCGCTTCTATATATCCCGGTGCCCAAGCCAACATTGGCACCCGCATTGATTCTTCGTAAGCCTGGCGCTTGTCGATCAATCCATGTTCGCCCAGCATAAAACCATTGTCTCCCATATAAACCACCAATGTATTTTCAGCCAATCCCTCCTGCTCGAGGTAATCCAATACACGTTCTATACTTTCATCAACGCCCATTAGCGATTCACTATAGCGTGGGATAATCTCTTCAATTCCCTGCGGATGATCATCTCTGCCGTGATACATGTGCTCAACCCCGTGCCAACTATATCGCTGTTCGCGTACCCAGTCGGGTTTGCCTTCATAGTTTTGTTCAATATTTTTCATTGATTGTGGCTTTGGAATGTCTACATCCTCATACATTCCCTCATGGCGCTCCGCCGGTTCAAACTCAGCATGTACGGCCTTATGAGACAAGTATGCAAAAAACGGTTGGTCACGGTTAATTTCATCCAGCCATTCCAGAGTATAATCAGTCAGTAGATCGGTTATATATCCTTCTACTTCTTGTCGTTCTCCATCAATATTCAGAGTTGGATCATAATACACCCCCTGTCCCCTGAAACTCACCCAGCGATTGAATCCAGATTGCGGATTATCAGAGGCATGACCAATGTGCCATTTCCCAAAATACCCGGTCTGATAGCCAGCCTCCTGCAAAGCTTCGGAAAAGAGTGCTGTGCCTTCCGGCATTTCGTTGTTATTGTCAACCACGCCATGACGAAAAGGATACTGTCCGGTAAGGATAGACGCCCGGCTGGGTGAACACAACGAGGTGGTAACAAACGCATTTGCCAGATGTACTCCTTCTTCGGCCATACGATCCATGCCCGGCGTCTCTAAAAAATCCGGGCTCTCGGGATGAAAGCTCATATAATCGTACCGATGATCGTCACTGAGAATAAAAATAACATTTTTGGGCTGGGCTTGTCCTAAAGACAATCCCAGCAAACTTATCAAAACAACGGATAAAAGAATCTTTATGGCTTTCATAATGGATATCTTTTTATTACAGATATTAAATGACTGATCACTAATCTAGTTAAAACACTTACTCTTCCAAATTACGCATGGGCGGAATCTCATCAGAGAACCATACCCCCGTCATGCGGTCGGTATGGTCGTCACGTACTCGCAGGTGGGGCGGAAAATCTTCCGTCTCCTCCATCCAGTTGTTCAGCTGTTGACCCAGCTCACGAGCCAACTCCCAGTAATCCGAATGGGCTGCTACGTTGTTAATTTCCCATTGGTCGTTCTCCAAATCATATAATTCGATGCGGGGACGGGGTACTTCAAACAGTCGCGACTGTGCATGTGTGAGTTCCCCTTCTTTTTTGTACTGTATTAAACTCCGGAATGAGGGACTGCCTCCAATATCTGCTGGAGTCCCGTGGGGCAACTCAGTGTAGGCATTTTGGATCAGCCGGTAACGATCAGTGCGTAAACTACGGATGTGCTCATCCGCATCATGCCAGTTTCGTTCGCTATAAGTATACTCTCTTCCCGGCAACGTTTGATCGCTCATCACTTCTAGTATGCTTTCGCCCTGCATGCTTTCTGGTATTGGGATGCCTGTCAGTTCTAGCAAGGTAGGAGCCAGATCGATGACGCTGGTCAGGCCTTCATATCGGCTACCATCTTTGATATGATCCGGCCAATGGAAGATGAGTGGAGTGCGCACCCCTTCGTCATAAACCGTTCCTTTAGCCCGTGGAAAAGGTGCCCCGTTATCACTCAAAAAAATGACCAAAGTATTTTTTAGCTCGTTATGCTTCTCCAGTTCTTCTGTAAATCGCCCAATTTGTCCGTCCATCCGGCTTATTTCGTCGTAATAATTTGCTAAATCAGCCCTAGTTTCAGGAGTATCAGTTAAATAAGGAGGTACCTTTATTTCTTCCGGATCGTGTACTTTCGGTGCATCTCCATAAGGACGATGAGGGTCAGAAAAGCCCACCCACAAGAAAAAAGGAGCTTCCTTCCTTGCATCTAAAAATTTGGGAAATGCCTCAGATAGTTGCTCACTATACCAGTCGAACTGTGCATTGGCATACGGACCGTAATGGGTCTTTTTCATATGACCGGTATAAAAACCGGATTCAGATAAATAGTCCGGCAGTATACGAGATCCTTCGGGAAGCGGCATGTGCAGATCTTCGGCTCCGGTTGCATGAGGATAAAGGCCTGTTAATATTGATATCCGGGACGGACTGCATTGTGCAGTGGTTAAAAATGCCTTATCAAACAATAACCCTCTCTCTGCAAGCCTGTCAATATTGGGCGTTTGGATTACCTCGTTTCCGTATGCCCCTGAGTCGCGCCACCCCGCATCATCTGCTACAAATATCAAAATGTTAGGAATGCTCTCCGAAGAAATCGACTGCCCTTGAACGGTCATACCTGTACATAAAACTAAACACAATAGCATCGCACTAAACCTTTGCAGGGCCTGAAGGGACTCATATAAGACTTCAGTTTTCATGGATTTTAAAATTTTTGGCAATTTAGAAGATACATGTAGACCCTTCATCCAATAATACTTACCAGTTAAACACAGAAATATTTATAGCTACTGCTATATATTATTTTGAACCGTTCAGAGCAAATTCTTTGCATATGGAAAACAAAGTATCGCTTATCCTTATTGGATGGTACAGCTGTATATGATTCGGGCTACTGTACAGTACAAAGAAGACTTCAACTATTATTAATGGTCATATATGCATGTATGTATGCTGGGGAATTACCCTATCTATTCTAATCATTCTGGACGCATTCAATTTGAAGATTATTGTCCGGGCAATGGTTTTTCTTCAAAATCTGAATCATTAACCCACCCCGTATTCATCTGTTCCCCGGACATATACCGGTGATAAAAGTTATAGGTCCCTTCATCCATATATCGGTATTCGTCAAAGACATACCCACGCCCAAACATTCTTGGATCATCCTGTTCCTTTAGTTTTTGGTATAATTCGGATTTCAATTCTTGCTTCATCTCTTGGTATTCGGGATCATCGGCCAGATTATGGAGAGCATCCGGGTCATCTGTGATATTATAAAGCTCTTCAGACGGACGTTTCCCAAAATTTTGGTCCCAGTAATGATACATTCCAGAAGCCGTTCGATTGTCAAGAATAACGGTCTTGGTCGGGCTACCGTCGGTGTTCAGATACCCGGTCTCCGGATTACCTGTAGGCCATCGATCCGGTTTAAAATTACGCAGGTACATCATATTTCCCCGAATAATACCCCGTACTGGATAGCCCCAGTCATAAGGTCGGCCAACGTCGTGGCGCTCTTTTCCCAACAACACATGATCCCTCTTAGGATTGACCTGTCCATTCTTTCCAGAGGAAAATATATCGGTCAGGCTTCGGCCTACGGTGGGATGCATGCCAGTCTCCTCCCAGTCAAGCCCAGCCAGTTCTATAAAAGTAGGTGCAAAATCCGCAAAACTGACAAAATCATCTACTACCCGGCCGGGCTCGGCAATTCCCTCTGGCCACATAATAGCCAGGGGCATGTGTGCCGAATGCTCATAGGTCTGCCCCTTGATGCGAGGAAAGGGCATACCGTTGTCGGCGGTAACGACTACAATTGTGTTTTGCAGTTCCCCATGCTCTTCGAGCAACGTCAGCATCCGCCCGAGGTGTCGGTCGAAATGTTCTATCTCAAAAGCGTAATCTAACATGTCCGTGCGGATACTGTCACGGTCAGGCCAGAAGGCTGGCACCGAATCAATCTCCGCTGGATCTTTGTCCCCTTTCTCAATGCCGGATCGGTATTCATAGGCGCGATGTGGCTCCCTTGCTCCATACCAGAAGGCAAACGGTTCATTTCCGGACCGGTCCTCCAGGAAAGCTTCAAAATTGGCGGCATAATCGTTATTGCTGATGTTGGAAGTAGGTGGCTCTGTTTTATGCTCATCATAGGGCTGTCCGGTCAGATGACGAGTCTCGCCATCAGCCGTCTTAGCTATTCCGGGCGCCCATTTTTTTCCCGTACTTCCCACAAAGTAACCGGCCTCGGCCAATGCTTCGGTATAGACCTTGAATTTTTGGGGAAATTCCGGCCAGTGGTTAGCTGCCTCCTCCAGCTGCCAGGAATTCCGGCCAGTCAGAATTATCGACCGAGAAGGTGCGCATTTCGGGTTGGGGACATACGCCTGGTCAAATCGGATCCCCTCTTCGGCCACCCGGTCAAAGGCCGGCGTCTTCACCCAATCGGTACCATAAGCAGAAGCGTGGGGAAACGACTGGTCATCACTGATTGCAAATAAAATGTTCGGAGATGTATTTTCATCCGGAGACTGTCCCATACCCGATACCGGTATATATAACAGTATTGTAATTATGGATATAAAGAGAAACACAAAACGATTTCTATCACTTTTTTTGCAAGACATTACTTATCAGATTAATAAATATTAAAAAAGGAAAGACAACTGAATGTAACACCTAAGAGGTCAGATAACCTAGTCCCTATTTGCAGAACCCGTTAAAGAAACTAAATTCAAATCATAAAAATTAATCTTCTGTCTCACTTCCCCACCAGCCATTTTCGGGATTAAAATCTTCTGACAAATATTCCAGCCGTTGCTTTTCCAGCCGGGGCAAGAGTTCCTCTTCAATCTTTTTCAAATACTGCTCCTCTTTTTGCGGATCATACTCCGGATCCTTTTTAGGAAATTTTGCTCCCATTTCACTTAACGCATTTGAAAGCCGCCTACTCAGCCGCTCGGCAATTTGTGGATGCTCATCATATACATCGGTTGCTTCTTCAAGATCCTCCTCCAGATTATATAATACCTCACTACTGTCGGCATGGTAGCGGATCAGCTTCCATGCCCCCTCCCGAATTACAGAGGAAGGGCGTCCCCCCTGATTGCCATAGTGGGGATAATGCCAAATTAGGGGCCGATCGGCTATAGAATCCCCTTCCAGCAACGGAACAAGACTAACCCCATCCCGGTGTTCATCGGGACGTAATTCACTCCCGATCAAATCAAGTATGGTGGGATAAAAATCGGTTCCGGTCACCGGCGTAAGATTTTCTGTTCCCTGGTTCTCGAGCCAGGGTACTTTTATAAAATACGGGACTTTCAGGCCGCCCTCATACTGATAGCCCTTCCCGCCCCTCAGGGGTCGGTTGGAAGTGGCATAATCGTCACCAGCGGCTACCCCACCGTGATCTGAGGTAAAAATAACAATAGTATTTTCTTCTAATCCATGTGCCTTAAGCGTTTCCAGTACCGATCCCACAGCCTCATCCATATGCTCTACCAAGCCGGCATAAACGGGGTTATCCTGCACCTGCCGGATGGGAAGAAAGTGGCCCATTTCAAAGCCGGTTTCTGCTATGCCCATTGCCTCAGCTTTATCCCGATATTTTTTCCATTTCCCACGCGACGATTGAATAGGAGCATGAACCGCATAAAAGGATAAGTAAGCAAAAAAGGAAGTATTTTTGTTTTGTCCAATAAAGGAACTGGTTTCTTTAGCCAGTTTCATTGGCAAACTCATTCCTTTTTCATCTTCATGATCTTCCATTTTAGGATTATTAAAAGGAGAAAAATATCCGCCCGTATACGGACCGCCAGCTTCAAATCCTCCCTGATTAACATCAAATCCGTGATCTTCGGGATAAGAACCTTTATTTCCGAGGTGCCATTTTCCCGCAAAAAACGTTCTGTATCCATTTTCCTTCATGGCTTCAGGCAAAACGTGGTATTCATGGGGCAGGTGGTCAATATAGTCAGGTGGGAGCAGCTTGCTATGGCGATCCTGTTCTCTCCAATCTTCTCCGGTTTTGGCCCCGATCCAGTCGGTAATTCCATGCCGTGCGGGGAACTGGCCAGACATAATGCTAGCCCTGGCCGGACTGCAGACTCGACTAGCAGTATAGCCATTTTTAAAAATCATGCTTTCTTCGGCCAGCCGATCAAGATTGGGTGTTTCATAATAATCACTGCCCATACTACTTAAATCGTGGTATCCGTAATCATCCGCAATGATGAACAATATATTCGGTTGATCCACAGGGTTTTCTTTCTCCATGCAGGAAACGCTAGAAAAAGCAACAAAAAAATAAATTAAAACTTTTTTTAACCACATTTCTTTCAGGATTCACTTATTTGTCATGCGAGTATCGTCTTTCAAAATACTGCCCTACTCATCTGTTTGGGGTATTTCAGCCCCGGTATCTTCCGCAACCTGTTCCATTTTCTTCCGCAACTGGTCCACAATTTCCGGATTCTCTTCAGCCCGGTTCCATCTTTCGCCCGGATCGTCCTGCATGTTGAACAGCTCCGCCTCTTCAGAGGCTAGCCTTAATTTCCAGGGACCTTGCCGGTAAGCCTGTAACTCCCCTCTCAGGAAGTATGGATATTCCTGCCTCGGAGACTCATCACGTTGGCCAGTCAAAAACGGCATCAAATCATATCCGTCGAGGGTATGGCCGGGCAACTCAGCTCCGGCAACTTCTAACAGCGTACGGTAAATATCAGGCATGGCCACTAATTCACTGCTTACCCTGCCCTCGGAAATATGTGCCGGCCACCGGATTAGTGCTGGTACCCGTGTACCTCCTTCATAAGTTGTGGCTTTTGAACCCCGTAAAGGACCTGTTGAACCGGTATGCCAACATTCATTCCCTTCCTGTAACATCCGATCGGGCAAATTATTCCAAGGGCCGTTGTCGGATGCAAAGAATACAATCGTATTCTCAGATAGTCCCTGCTCATCAAGGGTCTGTAGTACCTGTCCCACACTCCAGTCGATGGTTTCAATGACATCGCCATAAAATCCACCATTTGAACGACCACGGAATCCTTCAGCAGTATGTATCGGGAGATGCGGCATATTATAAGCTAAGTAAAAGAAAAACGGCTGTTCCCCGTCAGCATGGGATTTAATAAAGTTTACGGCCTCTTCGGTATAGCGAATAGTCAGGGAATCCTGGTTAATAGGATGTTCTACCATCTCTGTGTCTCGATAAAGCCCCAAGGACTCTTCGGTCTGAACCCAAGGCTTGCGGTAATCGTTGGAATAAGGCAGCCCAAACCAAGAACCAAATCCTTGGTTAGTTGGCAAAAAATCCTCTTTCATATAGCCTAAATGCCATTTCCCCGCCATACCCGTTGCATATCCAGCCTGCTGAAGACCCTCAGCCAGAGTCAGTTCTTCATCCGGCAGCCCTCCTTCTCCATCCGAACCAGTTCTACCTCCAAGATCCACCCGGGGCATATGACGTCCTGTTAATAATTCTGTACGTGAAGGAACACACCAAGAGGCCGTCACAAAAGAAGTAAAGCGTACGCCCTGTTCACCTAATCTATCGATGTTAGGCGTTTTGATAGTGGGGTTTCCATAGCTGCGCAGATCTCCATATCCCATATCATCGGGAAAGAGGATTACTATATTCGGAGGCTGTACCTCCTCCCTTTGTTCGCCACAACTGCTAAAAAGTAATGCCCCGAGAA
This genomic interval carries:
- a CDS encoding sulfatase family protein, coding for MKAIKILLSVVLISLLGLSLGQAQPKNVIFILSDDHRYDYMSFHPESPDFLETPGMDRMAEEGVHLANAFVTTSLCSPSRASILTGQYPFRHGVVDNNNEMPEGTALFSEALQEAGYQTGYFGKWHIGHASDNPQSGFNRWVSFRGQGVYYDPTLNIDGERQEVEGYITDLLTDYTLEWLDEINRDQPFFAYLSHKAVHAEFEPAERHEGMYEDVDIPKPQSMKNIEQNYEGKPDWVREQRYSWHGVEHMYHGRDDHPQGIEEIIPRYSESLMGVDESIERVLDYLEQEGLAENTLVVYMGDNGFMLGEHGLIDKRQAYEESMRVPMLAWAPGYIEAGSKIEENILNIDIAPTLLDLAEGSMPKDHTVDGQSFLPLLQGESIDWRSTFVYQYFWENSFPHTPTTYAIRGDRYKYIYYHGIWDKNELYDLKTDPNEMHNLIDVPAHQDRVQEMRNKMFDIFEANGATDVRFRRPSDYQADERKIYY
- a CDS encoding sulfatase family protein, whose amino-acid sequence is MKTEVLYESLQALQRFSAMLLCLVLCTGMTVQGQSISSESIPNILIFVADDAGWRDSGAYGNEVIQTPNIDRLAERGLLFDKAFLTTAQCSPSRISILTGLYPHATGAEDLHMPLPEGSRILPDYLSESGFYTGHMKKTHYGPYANAQFDWYSEQLSEAFPKFLDARKEAPFFLWVGFSDPHRPYGDAPKVHDPEEIKVPPYLTDTPETRADLANYYDEISRMDGQIGRFTEELEKHNELKNTLVIFLSDNGAPFPRAKGTVYDEGVRTPLIFHWPDHIKDGSRYEGLTSVIDLAPTLLELTGIPIPESMQGESILEVMSDQTLPGREYTYSERNWHDADEHIRSLRTDRYRLIQNAYTELPHGTPADIGGSPSFRSLIQYKKEGELTHAQSRLFEVPRPRIELYDLENDQWEINNVAAHSDYWELARELGQQLNNWMEETEDFPPHLRVRDDHTDRMTGVWFSDEIPPMRNLEE
- a CDS encoding sulfatase, with the translated sequence MGQSPDENTSPNILFAISDDQSFPHASAYGTDWVKTPAFDRVAEEGIRFDQAYVPNPKCAPSRSIILTGRNSWQLEEAANHWPEFPQKFKVYTEALAEAGYFVGSTGKKWAPGIAKTADGETRHLTGQPYDEHKTEPPTSNISNNDYAANFEAFLEDRSGNEPFAFWYGAREPHRAYEYRSGIEKGDKDPAEIDSVPAFWPDRDSIRTDMLDYAFEIEHFDRHLGRMLTLLEEHGELQNTIVVVTADNGMPFPRIKGQTYEHSAHMPLAIMWPEGIAEPGRVVDDFVSFADFAPTFIELAGLDWEETGMHPTVGRSLTDIFSSGKNGQVNPKRDHVLLGKERHDVGRPYDWGYPVRGIIRGNMMYLRNFKPDRWPTGNPETGYLNTDGSPTKTVILDNRTASGMYHYWDQNFGKRPSEELYNITDDPDALHNLADDPEYQEMKQELKSELYQKLKEQDDPRMFGRGYVFDEYRYMDEGTYNFYHRYMSGEQMNTGWVNDSDFEEKPLPGQ
- a CDS encoding sulfatase — encoded protein: MEKENPVDQPNILFIIADDYGYHDLSSMGSDYYETPNLDRLAEESMIFKNGYTASRVCSPARASIMSGQFPARHGITDWIGAKTGEDWREQDRHSKLLPPDYIDHLPHEYHVLPEAMKENGYRTFFAGKWHLGNKGSYPEDHGFDVNQGGFEAGGPYTGGYFSPFNNPKMEDHEDEKGMSLPMKLAKETSSFIGQNKNTSFFAYLSFYAVHAPIQSSRGKWKKYRDKAEAMGIAETGFEMGHFLPIRQVQDNPVYAGLVEHMDEAVGSVLETLKAHGLEENTIVIFTSDHGGVAAGDDYATSNRPLRGGKGYQYEGGLKVPYFIKVPWLENQGTENLTPVTGTDFYPTILDLIGSELRPDEHRDGVSLVPLLEGDSIADRPLIWHYPHYGNQGGRPSSVIREGAWKLIRYHADSSEVLYNLEEDLEEATDVYDEHPQIAERLSRRLSNALSEMGAKFPKKDPEYDPQKEEQYLKKIEEELLPRLEKQRLEYLSEDFNPENGWWGSETED
- a CDS encoding sulfatase family protein, translating into MYPACLIRFLSSQLCCIILLVLGALLFSSCGEQREEVQPPNIVILFPDDMGYGDLRSYGNPTIKTPNIDRLGEQGVRFTSFVTASWCVPSRTELLTGRHMPRVDLGGRTGSDGEGGLPDEELTLAEGLQQAGYATGMAGKWHLGYMKEDFLPTNQGFGSWFGLPYSNDYRKPWVQTEESLGLYRDTEMVEHPINQDSLTIRYTEEAVNFIKSHADGEQPFFFYLAYNMPHLPIHTAEGFRGRSNGGFYGDVIETIDWSVGQVLQTLDEQGLSENTIVFFASDNGPWNNLPDRMLQEGNECWHTGSTGPLRGSKATTYEGGTRVPALIRWPAHISEGRVSSELVAMPDIYRTLLEVAGAELPGHTLDGYDLMPFLTGQRDESPRQEYPYFLRGELQAYRQGPWKLRLASEEAELFNMQDDPGERWNRAEENPEIVDQLRKKMEQVAEDTGAEIPQTDE